Proteins encoded together in one Camelina sativa cultivar DH55 chromosome 9, Cs, whole genome shotgun sequence window:
- the LOC109126167 gene encoding uncharacterized protein LOC109126167: MIVEMKETNRLPLILGTPFLNTVGASIDFPNKRVTLLHVDPNTSYPIKPSPTMFCGTITSEEEATKEAHRDLNDKVGIKETTKLDEEILDGEYLDSLFDDLKGDSREGDLGQANKVVDKKKRKKKQNQLPTIVSSPMTLCLHPLGLVDGAIEYKVKHKGPSSPFASVKAKLDPNYHYDKDKLHELLSSVITINLHSPSTNSTESQGRTKASPITPFPKVHN, encoded by the coding sequence ATGATAGTTGAGATGAAAGAAACCAACAGGCTCCCTCTCATACTAGGAACTCCCTTTCTCAACACTGTGGGGGCAAGCATTGATTTCCCAAATAAGAGAGTAACTCTTCTTCATGTGGATCCCAACACATCCTATCCTATCAAACCTTCCCCTACAATGTTTTGTGGAACAATCACTAGTGAAGAAGAGGCAACTAAGGAAGCCCATAGAGACTTGAATGATAAAGTGGGGATTAAAGAGACTACAAAGCTTGATGAGGAAATTTTGGATGGTGAGTATTTAGACTCTTTATTTGATGACCTCAAAGGAGATTCTAGAGAAGGGGATTTGGGTCAAGCaaataaagttgttgacaagaagaagaggaagaagaaacaaaaccagcTTCCCACCATTGTTTCTTCTCCTATGACTTTGTGTTTGCATCCCTTGGGGCTTGTTGATGGAGCAATAGAGTACAAAGTGAAGCACAAAGGTCCTTCTTCACCTTTTGCAAGTGTCAAAGCCAAGCTAGATCCCAACTATCATTATGACAAGGATAAGCTTCATGAACTTCTCTCAAGTGTCATTACTATCAACCTCCACTCTCCTTCCACCAATTCAACAGAATCTCAAGGGAGAACTAAAGCTTCTCCTATCACTCCATTCCCTAAGGTTCACAACTAG